The Candidatus Zixiibacteriota bacterium DNA segment AAAACCGGATTGGCTGAACAACTTAAAGATTCGCGAAGAATAATACTATTCTTTGTCTTGTTAGGGACAATCATCGGCTTGGTTTCGGTATATATTCTCTCAAATTATTTCGTAAAACCAATTCAAAAGTTAACAGAGGGCGTTCTGAAAATCGGGCAGGGCAATCTTGAGGAGTCTTTACCGGTTGAGGGCACGGATGAGTTTTCTGAGATTGCCCGCGCTTTTAATGAGATAACCACCAAGTTTAAAAATGCCCAAGACAGCGTAGTCGAAAAAGAACTTTTGCAAAAAGAAATGCAGGTTGCCCAGGAAATTCAGCATGCCTTGTTACCCAACAGGTTTCCTGAAATAGAGGGTTATGAGCTGGCGGCGGTTTACCGCGCTGCCAAGGATGTCGGCGGCGATTATTTTGATTTCGTTTGGATTGATGAAGAGACTCTCGGTATAGCCGTTGCGGATGTTTCCGGCAAGGGCGTGCCCGGCTCTTTGGTTATGACAATGATTCGAACTGCTATCAGGCTGGAAGCCAGAGACAATAAATCGCCTGCGGAGATATTGGCAAAAGTAAATAATTTTGTGGCTGAGGATGTTAAAAAGGGAATGTTTATCACCATATTTTTTATAGTCCTCGATTCAAAAGAACGCCAGATTTCATTCGCCTCGGCGGGTCATAATCCGATGATTCTATATCGCAAAGACACCGAAAAATGCTACTTTCTTAACCCCAAAGGGATACCATTGGGCATGACATTGCCTGATGACATCTCTTTCGGCGGCGCCTTGAAAACTGATAAGCTAAAGCTTAAAAAGGATGACATGCTGGTTATCTACACTGATGGCATCACCGAAGCGATGAACAACAGGTCGGAGCAATATGGCAACGACCGGCTGATTAATTTTATTAAAGAGAATTCATACTTTTCGCCCGAGGAATTTGTCCAAAAATTAGATAAAGACCTTGTCCAATTCACCGGCAATGCACCCCAGAATGATGATATTACCTTAGTGGTAGTCAAAGAAAAGATAATGGCTGATGAGCTTGTGCTCGAAAAACGAAAACGCCTGCTTGATATGGTTGAGAATGAGGGGATATCGATAGAGGATGCCTGCGAGGAAATGGGAGTATCGCCATCAACGTTTTACAAGTATCGCAGAAGATATAGAGAACTTGGCGAAGCAGGCTTGCTGAATAAAAATTTAAGAGCGGATGCCGGCATAAAACAGCTTCCCTATACTGCTCGGAAAATAATACTAGATATAGTTCGCGAATCTCCCTTGTTGGGTCCCGCCAGAATTCAGAAAAAAATGGCGGAGCTGGGGGAGAATTATACTGTTAAAAATATCTATGATGAATTAATCAATATGCGGCTGAATACAAAGAAACTTCGACTTGCCTATGTGGATAGAGTCGGTCAACTTAAATCAGAGCAGAAAGAACTTTTAGAAAAAGAAATTTTACGCGAAAAACAGAAGGATTTGGATAGAGATCAATATGCCGACGACTTGAAAATTAATATCGAGAAGAGGCAGGTTAAACAAATCACTAAAGAAACAGGCAAAGTGTTTTCGCATTTGAAGCAATTGGGTCCCTCTGCTAAAAGCGGCAATCTCTATAAAGAAATTGCTAAAGAGCTTGAGAAATTGAATGGCGGCAAAGAAATTGCCGGGATGTTTACCTCAATGATAACCAAAATGGATGGAGATATACACAGTCTGGATAAAAGCGCTGATGGGTTAACGTCATTGAAAGCAGAATCTGCAGTTGAGGAATCAATAAAAAACGCTGATATTTCGGATAAAACGCCGATTAAGCTTGTAGAAGTTGCCCCGGTAAGCGATGTTAAAATCGATATCGACAGTAAAGCCATTAAGCCTGATGACAGCGATGATATTGAACCTGAACCGGAAGATTCCCAGATGGCAGAATCTAAACTCGTTGAAACATCGTCGGTAAATGACGATAAAACAGATGAGCATAAGAAAGACACCAAGAAAAAAACCAAGGATGATATTCTAAGCGATATGGCTGAATACGAAAAGAAACTGATGAAGAAATTTAATAAATAATGCATAAAATAGCGATAATAGCCTCCAAGGGCGGAACCGGAAAAACGACTACGGCGATTAATTTTGCCCATGCTGTTGCCCTGATGGGGCAAAAGGTATTGCTCGTTGACAGCGATTCGCAGGGGTCAGCCTCGCTGGCATTCGACCTTAATGGCGTTCAGGGGTTATCCGATCTGTTATTAAGCGGTCAGGTTGATATATATGATGTTCGGCCGAATCTTTATCTTGTGGGTTCGGGTAGAAGCGATATATTTCTGGTAGAGCGTTACTTAGCGCAGCAACTCGAGACTGATTACCCGCTGGCAAAGGCTCTTGAGCGATTTACTGGAGTAGATATTGTAATTTTAGATTGCTCTCCGTCAATAAATATAATAAATTCAAATGTATTGTGTTATGTTGATACGGTTTTAATCCCGGTATCTATGGATTATTTTGCTTTGGAAGGTGCCGGATTAACATTGAAACTGATTCGCGAAATGAGTAAAAATCTAGATAAAGAGATTCAGTTGCTTGGAATATTACCGACTTTTTTTGATGTAAGGACTAAAATCTCAAAAACGATATTAAATAATCTGAGAGAGAGGTATAAAAATAAAGTCTTTGATTCGACTATTCGCGTTAATACTCAAATTAAAGAGTCGCAAATGAACAATAAAACCATTTTTGAATATGCGCCATATTCACATGGAGCTTATGATTACTACCGCTTTGTAAAAGAAGCTCTAAAAAGATTAAGCAAGGTAGGAGTATATGAGTGATATTAAAATTTCGGTAGAAACTACCCAGTATCCCGAAATCAAGGCAGAAATTACCGTTATTCGAGTGGATGGCGTTATTGATACTATGACCGCATCCGAACTGGAGAAGGTTACCATTTCATTGCTGGAGCAAAAAAGATACAATATAATTATCGACCTTGGCGGCGTGGATTATATCTCCTCGGCAGGCTGGGGTATCTTTATCTCAAACATCAGGGAAATCCGACTTAATAATGGAGATATTAAACTTGCCCGTATGATTCCCAATGTGTATGAAATTTTTGAACTGCTTGAATTTGACAGCATATTGAAAGCCTTCGATAACATTGCCAAAGCAAAGAGCGATTTTTTAGGCGGTACACCGACTGGCAGACAAAAAAATAAAAGTAAATCATCCGAAATGACCATAGTGCCTGAAGAAAAAATCGACGACAATACTGAAAACAGACCTGCCAAAGACCCACAAATGTTGATGGGCGAAGTTGCCACTAAGGAAAAAATAAAAATTAAAGCTAGGACCAAGAAAAAATCTAATAATGTTTCGGAAAATAAAAACGAACAATTAAACTCAACCGACGCGGCACATCCCGTAAAAACTGAAAAATCTCACGATAAAACAAAAAACCTGAAGCAGGTGATTATGGATGTTGTGAGTAAGGACCCGTTTCTTAGCGTGGGCGAAATAAAGAAGACTATTGCTATAGATTTTCCCGGACTTGGATTTTTTCAAACCTGGTGGACATTAAGAAAACTGGAACTTGGTTCCAAGAAGAAAAGATTTAATTTTGCCAGAACCCGAAGATTTGCAAAATAGACAGTATTTTATTAATTTGAAGTAAGTTTATGGCGGCATTAGTTTTTATTCTATTTACTATTTTGTTGATTGCGGGAGCTGTAATAGCAATACTATCTTTTAAAATTCGCAAAAACCATCAGCACCGCCGCGAAATGACAATTGACTTGTATAAAATACGCTCCGATTTCTCCGTCAAGCAGGGAATATGTGATCTTTATCAGTCTGTTTTTGGGTCTTACCGTAAAACAATAAGAAAAAGCCCTGTCCTGCTGGCCGCTGAGGAATTCAAAAAGAAATTCAATCTTGGCAATTTTGTGGTGTTTTGTTCAGACCGCAATATGTTTCTGCCAGTGATGGGAGTTGGCTTTAAACTGAGGTCAATTAAACCTGTTAAGGTCGATTTAATTAGGCAGGTGATTAGCGGAAATAATGCTAATAGCCTGCGAGACGGCAGTTATTGGGGTTTACCGATAGATGTTGAGAAATTCAAGCAATTTTTTACTATAGCTAATATGCCAAATACGGCTAAAAAATTATTTATCTTTTATTATAATTTCAATTACAGCCAAATTTTATTTGTAGGAGAAGATTCACAGAGCGATCTTGCTAAATACTGTATCGATGTTGATTTTAACAGAGCAGTCTGGCCATTACTATATAATATTTGCCGCAATAATAGCAATATCAAGAAGCAAAATGAAAAAACCAAGGCGATGCAAGTCAAACTTGATGAAACCAATACCAAACTCATTACATTATCGCGAAAATTAAAACATAAAATAATTGATTTGCATTCTTTTTATGAGATATCCAACAATATGTTTACGGTATTTGATAAAAAGCGTTTAATAGAGATATTCGTCAATTCGGTAAGAGAAAACCTGGCGCCGCAGCAGGTAATGGTTTTACTGCGTGATAGCGATAATACAAATTTATTTAAACCGGCTATGAATAACGGCCTCAATCAGAATATAAATCTAACCCTTGAACTTTCAAGGAATTCAGATATATATAAATTGTTGGCAACTAATAATAAAGTTTTATTGCTGCCGATAGTTGGCTCCGGATTGCCAAAACCTGATAATTTTATCGAGTCAGCACTATCAAGCGGCTTTTCGGCGATGGAAAAACTTACAATCACCGAGGATATTTATGGTATTGTTTTGATAGGACACAACAAGGAAGGAAAACCCTATGGCGAAACAGATCTCGAATTATTCTCGACCCTGACAAATATGGCATCACTGGCTTTAGGAAATATTCATCAATATAAATTAATAGAAAAGATGTCGTATACCGATAGTATGACAAAGCTTTATAATTACCGGTATTTTTATAAAAGGCTGAATGAGGAGATATTTAGAGGCAAGCGTTTTAACAGGATGTTGGCATTAGTAATATTTGATATTGATAATTTCAAAACGTTTAATGATAACTATGGCCATCAGGCAGGCGATGAAATATTGAAAAATATAACCAAACTTGTAACCAGCAGTGTTAGAGCGATTGATGTGGTTAGCCGTTATGGCGGCGAGGAATTTTGTGTAATTATGCCTGATACGGGTTTTGCCAACAGCCTGATTTTTATTGAAAGGCTGCGTAAGAAAATCGAAAACCATAGATTTAAAAACAAGTTTGTTAAAGACGAGTGCAATATCACAGTTTCGATTGGGGGGGCGATTTGCCCGGTTGATGCCCAGACGGCTGATCGTTTGATTTATTGCTCGGATATGGCTTTATTAAAGGCAAAAGCAGACGGACGGAATCGGTCTATGATGTTTAACAACTCACTTTTAGAGGACAAAAAATTAAATAGCAGTATACAGCAGCAATTAAAAGATATGAGGATTCATGAAGACTTGTAATCTTATTGTTATTATCATAATGGGATTATGGATTACCTGTTTTGGGCAGGATGATTCATACAGAATCGGCAAAAACGATGTTCTCAGCATCGGTTTTTGGCAGGAACCCGATCTAAACTCAGAGGTTAGAGTTGGCGAGGACAGCAAAATAACTCTTCCGGTCATTGGCGACTTAACGGTCGAGGGACTAACAACCTCAAACCTGGCAAAGCTGATAGTCGAACAAATATCATTTTATAACCCGGGCATTTCTCAGGCAACAGTCGTGGTTATTGAGTATAACAGCCAGACAATAGCACTAACCGGCGCCGTGAATAATCCGGGTGAATATCATTTTGAGCGGATACCTAATTTGCTGGATGTAATCAGGCAGGCGGGCGGAGCCTTGCCCGAGGCAGACCTGTCATCCGTTACTATCATTCGTCAGGAGAATGAGAAAATCAATTTAATCAAGGTTGATTTATTGAAGCATTTTCATAACGGCAGCTTAGCTGATTTGCCAAAACTTATGGCCAAGGATTTAATTGACGTTCCCCTTTCGCCATATGAAGGTGTTCAGGAATTATATGGCCGGCAGGCTTTTAAAGGAAAGAATGTCTATTTTATTTATGGCGCGGTCAATGAACCCGGAGCTAAAACACTTTCCGAGGATATCGAATTAGTTGATGCCATAGCCGCCGCCGGTGGAACAACTCCGGAAGCAGATATAAAAAATGTACGGGTTGTTTTAAAAGATGTCAGATATTCATCGGTATTGAATTTTGATCTTCATAAATATACCGAGTCGGGTCGGCCTATGCGGTATCGCCTTCACCCGGAAGACACTATAATCATTCCCTTCCGACAGGAGGATACATTCTGGTCGAGACTGCCGGAAATAGTGGTGCCGGCTGTTGTTTCGGCTATTGTAACGACAGTAGCGACAACGATTTTGGTTAATGCTTTAGCCGATGACAATACTGCGGCGGCCGAGTAAGAAATATGATAAAAACTGCAAAAGCATTTGATATTCGGGAAATCTGGCAGCTTCTTGTGAAATTTAAATGGTATTTGATTATACCTGTTATAATTGTACCGTTAGCGGCGATATTAGCTACGTTTTTTATTCAACCGGTATATGAATCCTCAACGTCAATACTTATCGATGAATCGAATATCCTGCCTCCGTCTGTGCAAAGAGGGCTTGAAATGCAAGTTTACAGAAGGCTGAGTACGGCTGACATCAAAAATGCCATGTCGAATCAAATTAGATCGACTAAATATATTAAGAGCCTTATTGCCAAACTTGATATACCGATTCCTGAGTGGATTAGAGCATCCGCCGCCAGCAGAGCGGCAAACTTGCCGGGAGTTTCGGCTGCGGAGCTTTCTGAAAACATTTTGGTTCAGACTATTCGAGAGCAAATCGGGGTGGAGATGTCTGGCTCGAATATTGTTACGATAACGGTACAATCAGCCTTGCCGGTTATGGCTCATAAAATGACATTGACATTAGCAGAGATATTTCTTGAGGAAAGCTTGGCCAAAGATTTAGCCGGCATCCAAGGCAGTATTTCCTTTACTGAGGAGCAGTTGGCTGTTTATCGCGAAAAATTGTATAATGCTCAGAACAAGTTAAAACGATTCAGACAAAATATGATTGTCGTTTCAGTTGATGAGGATACTACGACTCTGAATCGCAACCTTAATGCAATATTTTCGGCTGTGGAGGCTATTGATATTGATATTTCTGAAGCGGAAAACGAGAAATCCGATATTGAATTAATTTTGCGGCTTCGCGGGATTGAGCCTAATACTATTAATCTTCCTGAAAATATCAAGAAACAAAAAAATCAATTAATGAATACCATCCCCCGTCTGGCAGAGCTATTAGGACGCTATAGCTGGCGTGATGCCAAGGTTGTGGCATTGAATCAGGAAACAAGGGATATTATTACCTCAATCGGGTCTGAAATACAATTGTATGTTGATAAAGCATATGTCGATATTGCGACTGAATCGGCCGCTGATTTATCGCGTTATCTAATTCTTGAAACTAATATAGAATTTATGCGAACGAAAATCTCTGCTATGCAGAAGAGTATCGGTAAAATAAAATCTCGATTATCCCGCGACCCGGCAGTTGAGGTTACTATGGATAGGCTTCAATCTGAGGTTGACCGCTACCGGGAATTGTATCAGCTATTCGTGCAGCATTCACAGTATGCGGCAATTGACCAAAGCGCTAAGAAAGTTGAGGCGCAATCCAAATTTATGATTGTTCAGCCGGCGGTTATGCCGCTGGGTCCCATAAGCCCTAATCGCAGTCAGATGATACTTTTCGGAATAATACTGGGGATTATGATTGGCAGCGGCGCGATTCTTATTCTGATGATGCTTGATGATTCGTTTAAGAAAGTTGAAGATGTCGAGGAATACCTCAATCTTTCGGTTATCGCAACTATTCCCCGTATTTCAACTCCTTATACTATCAAGCGAAAAGATAGGGCATTGATATATATAGGCTTTGTCGTGAGTATTCTGTTGGCTGCCGCTATTATATATATGAAATTTAAGAATGGTTAGTGATTTATGGAGAAGTTGATGTTAACAAGCAAGCTGAAAGGAATGGGCAAGGATTTTTTCCTGCAAACTTCCGGTGATCCTGAAACAGGGTTGGGTGTCAGTGTTTTGTTCAAGGATGGACATCCTATCGATAGCCTTGAGTTCAAGCTTC contains these protein-coding regions:
- a CDS encoding SpoIIE family protein phosphatase is translated as MALKKPSEIFMSFDADEKLLEDIRRSIGDTIADLNFSTKEKNSIMLAIEEACTNVIRHAYLYGPGTIRIRVRIFPNKVVFSIFDKGRKFDFGRADSPDLNRYVKTGRKGGLGLYLIRKMMDSVDYYSRDGENELRMVKNIKPKKQRKLTPKGASIRLKFTMWASLLVVVLAGAIGYYYDHRNINTIKDSFFYDAVNFAHITALNASDKIVVGNELELSGLARSGLDGNPNLKYIVIVDNNNLIWADVLNPQNLLSPYIYPAELDTTIIDQLQDINSDEFGSIYHMITEIKLNEQKLGEIHLGFSKTGLAEQLKDSRRIILFFVLLGTIIGLVSVYILSNYFVKPIQKLTEGVLKIGQGNLEESLPVEGTDEFSEIARAFNEITTKFKNAQDSVVEKELLQKEMQVAQEIQHALLPNRFPEIEGYELAAVYRAAKDVGGDYFDFVWIDEETLGIAVADVSGKGVPGSLVMTMIRTAIRLEARDNKSPAEILAKVNNFVAEDVKKGMFITIFFIVLDSKERQISFASAGHNPMILYRKDTEKCYFLNPKGIPLGMTLPDDISFGGALKTDKLKLKKDDMLVIYTDGITEAMNNRSEQYGNDRLINFIKENSYFSPEEFVQKLDKDLVQFTGNAPQNDDITLVVVKEKIMADELVLEKRKRLLDMVENEGISIEDACEEMGVSPSTFYKYRRRYRELGEAGLLNKNLRADAGIKQLPYTARKIILDIVRESPLLGPARIQKKMAELGENYTVKNIYDELINMRLNTKKLRLAYVDRVGQLKSEQKELLEKEILREKQKDLDRDQYADDLKINIEKRQVKQITKETGKVFSHLKQLGPSAKSGNLYKEIAKELEKLNGGKEIAGMFTSMITKMDGDIHSLDKSADGLTSLKAESAVEESIKNADISDKTPIKLVEVAPVSDVKIDIDSKAIKPDDSDDIEPEPEDSQMAESKLVETSSVNDDKTDEHKKDTKKKTKDDILSDMAEYEKKLMKKFNK
- a CDS encoding ParA family protein, which translates into the protein MHKIAIIASKGGTGKTTTAINFAHAVALMGQKVLLVDSDSQGSASLAFDLNGVQGLSDLLLSGQVDIYDVRPNLYLVGSGRSDIFLVERYLAQQLETDYPLAKALERFTGVDIVILDCSPSINIINSNVLCYVDTVLIPVSMDYFALEGAGLTLKLIREMSKNLDKEIQLLGILPTFFDVRTKISKTILNNLRERYKNKVFDSTIRVNTQIKESQMNNKTIFEYAPYSHGAYDYYRFVKEALKRLSKVGVYE
- a CDS encoding STAS domain-containing protein, whose protein sequence is MSDIKISVETTQYPEIKAEITVIRVDGVIDTMTASELEKVTISLLEQKRYNIIIDLGGVDYISSAGWGIFISNIREIRLNNGDIKLARMIPNVYEIFELLEFDSILKAFDNIAKAKSDFLGGTPTGRQKNKSKSSEMTIVPEEKIDDNTENRPAKDPQMLMGEVATKEKIKIKARTKKKSNNVSENKNEQLNSTDAAHPVKTEKSHDKTKNLKQVIMDVVSKDPFLSVGEIKKTIAIDFPGLGFFQTWWTLRKLELGSKKKRFNFARTRRFAK
- a CDS encoding GGDEF domain-containing protein, with product MAALVFILFTILLIAGAVIAILSFKIRKNHQHRREMTIDLYKIRSDFSVKQGICDLYQSVFGSYRKTIRKSPVLLAAEEFKKKFNLGNFVVFCSDRNMFLPVMGVGFKLRSIKPVKVDLIRQVISGNNANSLRDGSYWGLPIDVEKFKQFFTIANMPNTAKKLFIFYYNFNYSQILFVGEDSQSDLAKYCIDVDFNRAVWPLLYNICRNNSNIKKQNEKTKAMQVKLDETNTKLITLSRKLKHKIIDLHSFYEISNNMFTVFDKKRLIEIFVNSVRENLAPQQVMVLLRDSDNTNLFKPAMNNGLNQNINLTLELSRNSDIYKLLATNNKVLLLPIVGSGLPKPDNFIESALSSGFSAMEKLTITEDIYGIVLIGHNKEGKPYGETDLELFSTLTNMASLALGNIHQYKLIEKMSYTDSMTKLYNYRYFYKRLNEEIFRGKRFNRMLALVIFDIDNFKTFNDNYGHQAGDEILKNITKLVTSSVRAIDVVSRYGGEEFCVIMPDTGFANSLIFIERLRKKIENHRFKNKFVKDECNITVSIGGAICPVDAQTADRLIYCSDMALLKAKADGRNRSMMFNNSLLEDKKLNSSIQQQLKDMRIHEDL
- a CDS encoding polysaccharide biosynthesis/export family protein, which encodes MKTCNLIVIIIMGLWITCFGQDDSYRIGKNDVLSIGFWQEPDLNSEVRVGEDSKITLPVIGDLTVEGLTTSNLAKLIVEQISFYNPGISQATVVVIEYNSQTIALTGAVNNPGEYHFERIPNLLDVIRQAGGALPEADLSSVTIIRQENEKINLIKVDLLKHFHNGSLADLPKLMAKDLIDVPLSPYEGVQELYGRQAFKGKNVYFIYGAVNEPGAKTLSEDIELVDAIAAAGGTTPEADIKNVRVVLKDVRYSSVLNFDLHKYTESGRPMRYRLHPEDTIIIPFRQEDTFWSRLPEIVVPAVVSAIVTTVATTILVNALADDNTAAAE